Proteins from a single region of Anastrepha ludens isolate Willacy chromosome 5, idAnaLude1.1, whole genome shotgun sequence:
- the LOC128863771 gene encoding UDP-glycosyltransferase UGT5-like: MKCYCYTMGDPSKLIVIALMALIAITTSVQPVHSANILGVFLSPSPSHLIVHMSIMKTLAEQGHNVTVVSGQKPKVTHEKIHNIIIEPSEEHQREMEQELSAMGVKKQNVVVMLMKFLMANNVLTQMQYDALRNERFQSIYESKFDLVILGYFVNNFKFIVPAKLNCPVIISWTGPPMEMVNGFVGVPPEMTYVPSTFTPHKNGELLSFGLRMFNTFTSYAMRLLVVIMDISLNSYYKTLAEGDPTIRSYSQMLANVSLVFCNSHFSEGPIRPLVPGLVEIGGIQIKEKPDPLPKKLEKFLNASNKNGAILFSLGSNMKGSNIQPATVQILFKVLSSLEQNVIWKWEDLAKTPGNASNIFYQKWLPQDDILAHPNLKLFITHAGKGGMVEATYHGVPMVAMPIFAEQPVNAAKIVSSGYGTQVDILNLKEDDFKAAILEVLNNPVYRDNVQKFAKLYRDRPLSARESVVYWVEYVLRHHGAAHMQSPLVRMNFIQSSGLDVLFAYFAILYALWRLAKLALAHLCELIRKVRGIFKSKREKSKKE; encoded by the exons ATGAAGTGTTATTGTTATACGATGGGTGATCCTTCGAAATTGATCGTTATCGCATTAATGGCTTTAATTGCCATTACGACGAGTGTGCAACCAGTGCATAGTGCAAATATATTGGGTGTTTTCCTCAGCCCCAGCCCCTCTCACTTAATTGTGCACATGTCAATTATGAAGACATTGGCGGAGCAAGGCCACAATGTGACAGTTGTTTCCGGACAAAAGCCAAAAgtaactcatgaaaaaatacaCAATATAATTATTGAACCATCAGAGGAGCATCAACGCGAAATGGAACAGGAATTATCCGCTATGGgtgtgaaaaaacaaaatgtggtTGTAATGCTGATGAAATTTCTAATGGCAAATAATGTTTTAACCCAAATGCAATATGATGCACTCAGAAATGAACGTTTCCAGTCGATCTATGAATCCAAATTTGATTTGGTCATATTGGGTTACTTTGTTAacaactttaaatttattgtaccGGCTAAACTGAATTGTCCGGTGATAATCAGTTGGACGGGTCCACCGATGGAGATGGTTAATGGGTTCGTGGGCGTGCCGCCCGAAATGACTTACGTACCGTCTACATTTACGCCTCACAAAAATGGCGAATTGTTGAGCTTTGGCTTGCGTATGTTTAATACGTTCACAAGCTATGCAATGCGTTTACTTGTCGTGATCATGGATATCAGCTTGAATTCATATTATAA AACATTGGCTGAGGGCGACCCGACAATCCGTTCATATTCCCAGATGTTGGCAAATGTTTCGCTTGTATTTTGCAACAGTCATTTTAGTGAAGGGCCTATACGGCCATTGGTACCAGGATTGGTAGAGATCGGTGGCATACAAATCAAGGAGAAGCCCGATCCTTTGCCAAAG AAACTTGAGAAGTTTTTGAACGCCTCCAACAAGAATGGCGCCATACTCTTCAGCTTGGGTTCAAATATGAAAGGTTCCAACATACAACCAGCCACGGTTCAGATACTTTTCAAAGTACTCTCCTCACTTGAACAAAATGTGATTTGGAAATGGGAAGATTTGGCAAAAACCCCAGGTAATGCCTCGAATATATTCTATCAAAAATGGTTGCCACAAGACGACATACTCGCCCATCCCAATCTCAAATTATTCATCACGCACGCCGGTAAGGGCGGCATGGTGGAGGCCACTTACCATGGTGTACCAATGGTTGCCATGCCAATATTTGCTGAACAACCCGTAAATGCGGCCAAAATAGTCTCTTCCGGTTATGGAACACAAgtggatattttgaatttgaaagaaGATGATTTTAAGGCTGCCATCTTGGAGGTGCTGAACAATCCAGTGTATCGGGATAATGTACAAAAATTTGCGAAACTTTACCGCGATCGCCCGTTGAGTGCTCGAGAGAGCGTTGTTTACTGGGTGGAGTACGTGCTGCGTCATCATGGTGCTGCTCACATGCAAAGTCCACTGGTGCGCATGAATTTTATACAATCCAGTGGTTTGGATGtcttgtttgcttattttgcGAT
- the LOC128863694 gene encoding UDP-glycosyltransferase UGT5-like: protein MKCYCYTMGDPSKLIVIALMALIAITTSVQPVHSANILGVFLSPSPSHLIVDMSIMKTLAEKGHNVTVVSVQKPKVTHEKIHNIIIEPSEEHQREMEQELSAMGAKKQNVVVMLMKSLMANDVFTQIQYDALRNERFQSIYESKFDLVILGYFANNFNFIVPAKLNCPVIISWTGAPMETVNGFVGVPHEMTYVPSTFTPHKNGELLSFGLRMFNAIMSYTLRFFDAIMDINFHSYYKTLAEGDPTIRSYSQMLANVSLVFCNSHFSEGPIRPLVPGLVEIGGIQIKEKPDPLPKELEKFLNASNKNGAILFSLGSNMKSSNIQPATIQILYKVLSSLEQNVIWKWQDLAKTPGNASNIFYQKWLPQDDILPHPNLKLFITHAGKGGMVEATYHGVPMVAMPIFADQPVNAAKIVSSGYGTQVDIMNLKEDDFKAAILEVLNNPVYRYNVRKFAKLYRDRPLSARESVVYWVEYVLRHHGAAHMQSPLVRMNFIQSSGLDVLFAYFAILYALWRLAKLALAHLCELIRKVRGIFKSKREKSKKQ, encoded by the exons ATGAAGTGTTATTGTTATACGATGGGTGATCCTTCGAAATTGATCGTTATCGCATTAATGGCTTTAATTGCCATTACGACGAGTGTGCAACCAGTGCATAGTGCAAATATATTGGGTGTTTTCCTCAGTCCCAGTCCCTCTCACTTAATTGTGGACATGTCAATTATGAAAACATTGGCGGAGAAAGGCCACAATGTGACAGTTGTTTCCGTACAAAAGCCAAAAgtaactcatgaaaaaatacaCAATATAATTATTGAACCATCAGAGGAGCATCAACGCGAAATGGAACAGGAATTATCCGCTATGggtgcgaaaaaacaaaatgtggtTGTAATGCTGATGAAATCTCTAATGGCCAATGATGTTTTTACCCAAATACAATATGATGCACTCAGAAATGAACGTTTCCAGTCGATCTATGAATCCAAATTTGATTTGGTCATACTGGGTTACTTTGCTAACAACTTTAACTTTATTGTACCGGCTAAACTGAATTGTCCGGTGATAATCAGTTGGACGGGTGCACCGATGGAGACGGTTAATGGGTTCGTGGGCGTGCCGCACGAAATGACTTACGTACCGTCTACATTTACGCCTCACAAAAATGGCGAATTGTTGAGCTTTGGCTTGCGTATGTTTAATGCGATCATGAGCTATACACTACGTTTTTTTGACGCGATCATGGACATCAACTTTCATTCATATTATAA AACATTGGCTGAGGGCGACCCGACAATCCGTTCATATTCCCAGATGTTGGCAAATGTTTCGCTTGTATTTTGCAACAGTCATTTTAGTGAAGGACCTATACGGCCATTGGTACCAGGATTGGTAGAGATCGGTGGCATACAAATCAAGGAGAAGCCCGATCCTTTGCCAAAG GAGCTTGAGAAGTTTTTGAACGCCTCCAACAAGAATGGCGCCATACTCTTCAGCTTGGGTTCGAATATGAAAAGTTCCAACATACAACCAGCCACGATTCAGATACTTTACAAAGTACTCTCCTCACTTGAACAAAATGTGATTTGGAAATGGCAAGATTTGGCAAAAACCCCAGGTAATGCCTCGAATATATTCTATCAAAAATGGTTGCCACAAGACGACATACTCCCCCATCCCAATCTCAAATTATTCATCACGCACGCCGGTAAGGGCGGCATGGTGGAGGCCACTTACCATGGTGTACCAATGGTTGCCATGCCAATATTTGCTGACCAACCCGTAAATGCGGCCAAAATAGTCTCTTCCGGTTATGGAACACAGGTGGATATTATGAATTTGAAAGAAGATGATTTTAAGGCTGCCATCTTGGAGGTGCTGAACAATCCAGTGTATCGGTATAATGTACGAAAATTTGCGAAACTTTACCGCGATCGCCCGTTGAGTGCTCGAGAGAGCGTTGTTTACTGGGTGGAGTACGTGCTGCGTCATCATGGTGCTGCTCACATGCAAAGTCCACTGGTGCGCATGAATTTTATACAATCCAGTGGTTTGGATGtcttgtttgcttattttgcGATATTATATGCGCTTTGGCGATTGGCGAAGTTGGCGCTTGCGCATTTATGTGAATTAATTCGCAAAGTGAGGGGAATTTTTAAGTCAAAGCgggaaaaatcgaaaaagcaATAA